Within Actinomycetota bacterium, the genomic segment CGATGGGCCGCCAACAGCATCGAGGTGAGGTCGGGAGCTCGGGCCACCCCCGATTATGCTCGTCCACGTGAGCGAGCTGCTGCCACCGGAGGACGCGCGAACCAAGAGCATGCTCCCCGAGCTGCTGGCGACACGCCGCCGCATGCGCAGCCGCAGCGAGCCGTTGCTCCCGCACTCGGGACCGGTCGACGATGAGCAGCGGCCCGGGGCGGGGAAGACCGGCACCCTGCGCGCGGCGATCTTCGGCGTGAACGACGGGTTGGTCTCCAACGCCGCGCTGATCATGGGGTTCGCGGGCGCCGGGGAGACCGGCAGCGTGATCGTGCTGGCAGGCATCGCCGGGCTGCTCGCGGGCGCATTCTCGATGGGAGCCGGCGAGTACGTGTCGATGCGGGTGCAGCGCGAGGTGCTCGAACGCATGCTGCACCTGGAGGCGCACGAGCTGGGGAGCGACCCCGACGGCGAGCAGGCAGAGCTCGCCGACATCTACCGAGCGAAGGGCGTCCCGACGGAGCTTGCCGCCGCGTTGGCCACCGAGCTGTCGAGGGACCCCGCCACCGCTCTCGACGCGCACGCTCGGGAGGAGCTCGGCATCGATCCCGACGAGGGACTCGGTTCCCCGTGGGGAGCGGCGGCATCCTCCTTCGTCACGTTCTCGCTCGGGGCCTTGGTACCGCTGGTTCCGTTCCTCGTGACGTCGGGCTCCGCAGGTGTGCTCGTATCGGCCGTGGTCACCGGCATCGCGCTGCTCGGGGTGGGCGCGGTGACCGCGAGGGTCACGGGGCGCTCGCCGCTGCTCTCCGGGCTGCGCATGCTCGCGATCGGCGGGGCCGCCGCGGTCGTGACCTATCTGATCGGTCTCGCCCTCGGGATCAGCGTCGTCGGATGAGCGGTGGGGAGTCACCCGTGACCGTGCGGGAGGCCGCTCCGCACGAATACGCGGAGACCGGCCGCGTCACGGCCGAGGCGTACCGCCAGTTCGTCGTCGACGGTGACGACGACTGGCACGAGTATCTCGGCGCGATCGCCGACGTCGAAGGAAGGGCTGAGCGCACCACCATCTTCGTCGCCCTCGACGGCGAGCAGATCGTCGGCAGCGCGACCCTGGAGCTGTTCGATCGCGTCGAGGACGACCCGACCCTGCACCCCGAGGAGTGCCACATCCGGATGCTGGGCGTGCACCCGGACGTCCGCCGCCGCGGGGTCGCCAGGGCGCTGATGTCGGCGTGCTTCGAGCGGGCCCGGCACGAGGGCAAGACGTTCATGACGCTGCACACGACCGAGCGCATGGGTGACGCCCAGCGCATGTACGAGGCACTCGGGTTCGAACGCCTCGACGATCGGGTGTTCCCCGACGGGTTCGTGCTGCTGACGTACCGTCGCCCGATCGACTAGGCGCCGGGTCGGACGACCTCGCCGCTCGCGAGGATCACGCCATCCTCGCACTCCGCCTGCACGAGGCCGCCCCGGAACTGCTGCTCGTAGAGCTGGGCGTAGAGGCCGCCCCGCTCCAGCAGCTCGTCGTGGGTACCGTGTTCGACGACCCGGCCGCGATCGAGCACGAAGATCACGTCGGCCTTGAGGATCGTGGACAGCCGGTGGGCGATCGCGAGCGTCGTCCGGCCCTGCATCAAGGGTTCCAGCGCCGCCTGCACGAGCCGCTCGCTCGTCGAGTCGAGCGACGACGTCGCCTCGTCGAGGATCAGGATGCGCGGGTCCTTCAGGATCACGCGCGCGATCGCGAGCCGCTGCTTCTCGCCGCCGGAGAGCTTGTAACCGCGCTCGCCGACGATCGTGTCGTAGCCCTCGGGGAGCTCCACGATCCGGTCGTGGATGTAGGCCGCCCGTGCGGCCGCCTCCAGCTCCTCCTGCGTCGCGTCGGGCCGCCCGTACTCGAGGTTGCGCCGGATCGTCGTGTGGAACAGGTAGGTCTCCTGCGTCACCACCCCGATGTTGTCGCCGAGCGACTCGAGCGTGACGCCCCGAACGTCCCGCCCGTCGATCGTGATCGAGCCCTCCTGCACGTCGTACAGGCGAGGCACGAGGTAGGTGATCGTCGTCTTGCCGGCGCCGCTCGGGCCGACGAGCGCCGCGAGCTGCCCCGGCTCGATGCGCATCGACACATCGTCGAGCGTCCACTCCCTCGGGGACTCGTTCGCGGCCTCGAGGTCGGTCGGCGACGTCGGCGTCGCACGCTCCCGCGGCTCGTCGTATCGGAACCTGACGTCGCGCAGCTCAACGGCTCCACGGACCTCGGTCGGGTCGAGGGTCACGGCGTTCGGGGCGTCCTGGATGTCGTGGCGGAGGTCGAGGTACTCGAAGATGCGGTCGAAGAGCGCGAGCGAGGAGTGGACCTCGGTCGAGACCTGCAGCATCGAGCCGATCGGGAAGAACAGCCGGGACTGCAGGGTCGTGAACGCGACGATCGTGCCCGCATCGATCGCGGTCGGATCGGTCGAGAGCTGCCACCCCGCCACCAGGTACACGAGCGCGGGCGTGATCGAGAAGAACGTGCCCACGACGGCGAAGAACGACCGGCCGATCATCGTCTGTCGGATCTGGAACCCCGTGAGTCGCTCGTTCTCCTCGCGGAAGCGTCCGATCTCGTGCCGCTGTCGCCCGAACGACTTCGACAGCAGGATGCCGCTCACCGAGAGCGTCTCCTCGGTGATCGCGGTGAGGTCGGCCAGCGTCTTCTGGGTGCTGGTCGCCACCTCGCGACGGGCCCGGCCCACCTTCACCGTGAGCCAGAGGAAGAGGGGCATCAACGCCAACGACAGGACCGTGAGCGGCACCGAGAGCACGAGCATCGCGATCAGCGTGCTGATGATCGTCACGACGTTGGCGAGCACGTTCGACGCGGTATCGGTGACCACCGACTGCACGCCGCCGACGTCGTTCGAGAGCCGAGACTGGATCTCGCCGGTGCGGGTCGCGGTGAAGAACCGCAGGGGCATGTGTTGCAGGTGCGCGTACAAGGCGTTGCGCAGGTCCTGCATCACCTTGAGTCCGACCTGGTTCGCCCAGTAGGTCTGCGCGATGCCGATCAAGCTCGTGACGATCGGCACGGCGATCATCAAGGCCACGAGCGAGTACAGCAGGGGAAGGTTGGGGCAGGACTCGCCGGCGCAGGACCCCTGCTCGCCGAAGAGCGCGTTGTTAAAGATCTCGGCGATCAGCAGGGGGTTGATCACACCCAGGCCCGACGTGAGCACGATCGCGATCGCCACCAGCGCGGTCGTGCGCTTGTACGGCTTGAAGGTGTCGATCACCCGCCGCACCGTCGCCCGGTCGACCGGGCGTTGGTCCTCCTCGACGGGGCTCACGGCGAAGAATCCTCGGTGGCGACCCATGTGTTCGAGGATACGTCGCGGGTGCGACGACTATTCCCGGCCCGGGGCTAGCCGTCGGCGCAGCCGTTGCGGCGCCGCTCGACCGAGCTCATCGTGTCGCCCGGGTCGGCGGCGAACGTGTCGTACCCCTGGCCACCCTTCACGGTGTCCTCGCCGTCACCGTCGATCACCGCGAGGCACCGGTCGGCGCCGCCTTCGCCGCTCACGTAGTCACGCCCGCTCTGGCCGTACAGCAGGAGGTCGGGATCGGGTCCCCCGTAGACGTAGTCGTTGCCCACGCCGCCGACCCCGTAGTCCGCGCCCCCTTCGCCCTTGATGATGTCGTGCACGGCAGCGCCGAACATGCGATCGTCGTCCGGCCCGCCGTAGATGACGTCGTTGCCGCCGCCGCCATTCAACTCATCGGCTCCGTCGCCGCCGTAGAGCACGTCGTTTCCCCCCTTGCCCAGGATGACGTCGTTGCCGCCCATCCCGCAGATCGACTCGCCCTTGGGGGTCCCCACCATCCGGTCGTCCCCCGGCGTTCCGACGAATCGGTCCAGGCAGGAACCGCCGGCGACGGCTCGCGGCGAGGCGACGGTCAACGAGGCGACGGTCGGGATGGCGATCGCCACCAACGACCGGGCCAGGGTTCGAAGGGCACGGGACACGGTGGCGCCTCCAGCTCGGGGCGCCCGCTGCGACGTTCCTGGCCGCCTATGGAGCGGTCCCGGCCAGCGACGCGGCGCGCGCCATCACCGTATCCATCATCGGCACCGTGAGCTTCCCGGTGAAGGTGTTCTGCTGCGACGGGTGGAAGCATCCGAGCAGCGTGTAGGGGCCGACCGCGACCTCGGCGCCGTGACCGAACCGAGGCTTCGGCCTGATCGGGTGACCGAGCGCCGCGAACGCGCGCAGCGCGCCGTCCCAGCCGAACGAGCCGAGCGCGACCACGACGCGGAGCCGATCCAGCGCGTCGATCTCGCGCACGAGGTACGGGAGGCACCGGTCGCGCTCCTGCGGCGTGGGCCGGTTCGCCGGCGGGGCACAGCGGACGACCGCCGTCACGTACGCGCCTCGCAACCGCAGGCCGTCGTCGATCGCGACGCTCGCCGGCTGGTTCGCGAGTCCCGCCCGGAACATCGATCCGAACAGGAAGTCGCCGGAGCGGTCCCCCGTGAAGATCCGGCCCGTTCGATTGCCGCCGTGGGCGGCCGGAGCGAGCCCCAGCACGAGCACGCCGGCACGGGGATCGCCGAACCCGGGCACCGGTCGTCCCCAATAGGTCTCGTCAGCGAACCGCGCGACCTTCTCTCGCGCGGTCCGCTCCCGCCACTCGACCAGTCGCGGGCACGCCAGGCACGCGACGACCTCGTGCTGGATCGCCGCGAGCGCGTCCGCGCTCACGCCGGGATCCGGCCCCGGGCTTCGAGCCAGTCGTCGTACCCGCCCGGCGACGAGAACGCCTGGCCGTCGCGGACCTCCACGATGCGATCCGGGATGCGGTCGAGAAGGTACCGGTCGTGGCTGATCACGATCACCGTGCCGTCATAGGACTCGAGCGCGGACTCGAGGACCTCCATCGAGTCGATGTCGAGGTGGTTCGTCGGCTCGTCGAGCAGCAGGCAGTTCGCGCCCGAGAGCATCAGCAGGCAGAGCTGCAGGCGGGTCCGTTCGCCTCCGGAGAGCGTGCCCACCGGCTGACGCATCTGGTCGTAGCGGAACAGGAACCTTCCCAGCAGGGCGACCGCGTCTTCCTCGTACATCGGCTTCACGTCGCGGACGAACTCGATCGGCGTGCGGTCGGGCGGCTCCGTCTCATGACCCTGCGCCAGATAGCCGATCCGCACGGACGGCCCCACCCAGCGACGCCCTTCGTCGGGTTCGCGCAGTCCGGCGAGCACGGTGCCGAGGACGGACTTCCCCGCGCCGTTCGCGCCGATCATGCCGATGCGCTCGCCCCGGTGGATCTGGACGTCGCACCCGAGCAGCACGGGGTCGCCGTCGAAGGCGACGGTGACGTCATGGAGCTCGACGACCTTGGCGCCGCCACGCTCTGCCGCCCGCATCTCGAGCGCGATCCTGCGACGCTCGAAGACAGGCTTGTCGATCTTGTCCATTCGGTCGATCTGGCGCTGCTTGTTTCGTGCCTGGGTGATGTGACGCTTGTTGACGACGATGCGGGCCCAGTGCTCGAACCGCTTCACCGCCTCCTCGAGTCGTTCGATCTCCTTCTGCTGGGTCACGTAGAGCTGCTGCTGTCGTCTGAGCGCGATCTCCTTCGCGACCGCGTACGCCGAGTAGTTCCCCGGCCACATCGTGATGCGGCCGCCGTCGAGCTCGGCGATGCGCGAGACGGTCTCGTCGAGCAGGTACCGGTCGTGCGACACCGTCACCACGGCGCCTGGGAACTCGGCGACGATCGACTCGAGGCGAGCGCGGCGATCGGCGTCGAGGTGGGTCTCGGGCTCGTCGAGCAGGAGCAGGTCGGGCTGGCGGATCAGGCAGGCAGCGAGCGCGACGAGCTTGCGCTGCCCCCCGGAGAGCGCTGAGGTCGGCAGCGCCAGGTCATCGCCGTCGAGGCCGAGCGAGACGAGCGTCGCGCGTGCCTCGCCGGCGAGGCCGGCTCCGCCCGAGGCGACCCACCGATCCAGCAGATCCTGCTGGTGCGTGAGCACCCGATCCATGCGGGCGAGGTCGGCCACCACCTCAGGCCGGCCGAGCTCCGCCTCCACGGTTCGCATCTCAGCGTCGAGGGCGGCGATGTCGGGCCGCGCGGCCAGCACCGTCTGTTCCGGCGTGCGATCGTCGCCGTCCACATGCTGCTCCAGATAGGCGATCACCAGATCCTTGCGCCGCACCACCTCGCCACCCGAGGGCGCTTCGACACCCTGCAGGATGCGCAGGAGCGTCGACTTCCCCGCGCCGTTCGGACCCACGACGCCGATGCGGGCCCCGTCGGGTACCTCGAGGTCGGCCCCCTGCAGCACGGGCCAGGAGCCGTAGGACTTCTCGACGTTCACGAGGCTGACGACGGTCACCGCCCCACGATACGGAAGCGCGCGTGCGGTCAGCCGGCTCGGGACGCGGGCATGAGCTCGCGGAGCGAGACCGTGCCCGGCTCCGCCTCGAGCCAGCGTTCCATCGCGGCCCGTCGGACCGGCCACTCCTCGGCCAGCATCGAGAACCATGCGGTGTCCCGGTTGCGGCCCTTCACGATCATGTGCGAGCGGAAGACACCCTCGAACGTGAACCCGAGCCGCTCAGCCGCCACCCGCGAGCGAGCGTTCAACGCGTCGCACTTCCACTCGGCGCGCCGGTACCCCCACGTGTCGAACGCCTCGCGGAGCAGCAGGTAGGCCGCCTCGGTGTTGGCACGGCCCCGCTGCGCCGATCGCACGTACCAGATGTTCCCCAGCTCGAGCCGGCGCATCGCCGGATCGATGCTCATGAGGCTGACGACCCCGATCGGCTCGGCCGCGTCTCGATCCACCACCGTGAAGAACAACGGGTCCGTCGATACGGCGCCGGCGACGAGCCAGGCGCGCATCTCCTCGAGCCCGTCGAACGGCCCGTAGGTCATGTACGTCCAGATCTCCTCGTCCTCGGCCGTCGCGTGCGATCGCTGGTAGAGGCCCGGCGCGTGCGCCTCGGGGTCCAGGGGCTCCAGCCGGATGAACCGGCCGTCGATCGCGCCGGCGACCGGGCGTACCGCGGGACCGCCGTCCACGGGCTCGCCCACGGGACGCCGCGCGGTCATCGCACCGCCACCCGCAGCGACCGGAAGCGCTCGGCAGCCGCCTGGAACGGTTCCAGCGGGTCGAGCAGGTTCTCCACCGCCCAGATCAGCCCCTCGAACCCGCCGAGGTCGGGGGCACTCTCACGCAGCCGCCGGGCACGCTCGAGGGCTTCGTCAATGCCGGCGAGGCACGCATCCCACTCCTGCTCCATCTCGGGACGACGCCACGCCGCCATGGCCCCGCGCGCGCGGCCGAGGCGTTCCTCGAACTCCGCGAGGGCGTCGGGAAGCGGACGCCCCGGCAGGCGGGTGGTCGGCATCACCTCGGTGAGCGCCTGCTTTGCCGGCTCGACCTCGCCCAGCACGCGCTCGAACGCCTCGAGCGAGGGCTCCAGCTCGGCCGGCAGTCGCTTGCGTCGGAAGACCATCACGTCGTTCCTTGACTGAACCGTCGTTCAGATAATAGGCTCCGCGCCACGCAGGGGAACCGTCGTCCAGGCCCGTGAGAAGGTGGTTCGATGATTGAACCGAAGTTCAAGCACGACCCGCGCGAGACCTGGTGGATCGGGCAGGCGGGCTGTATCGGCGAGGATCCCGAGCTCTTCTTCCCGATCGGCACCACGGGTCGATCGATCGAACAGACGGCCCGAGCGATCGAGGTGTGCGAGGGGTGCCTGGTGCGAACGGCGTGCCTCGCGTGGGCGCTCGACACCTGCCAGGACGCCGGGGTCTGGGGCGGCCTCGGCGAGGAGGATCGACGGGAGATCAGGCGAGCACGACGGCGGGCGGCCGCCGCGGCGGCCCTGGTGGAGCCTGCCCGTCCCGATGACGAGCTCGTCGGGGTGGGGTGAACCCCGGTCACACCCTGCTGGACGGGCACAGATCCTCCACGGGGCAGTCACCGCACAGAGGCCTCTTGGCCTGACAGATCGCGCGGCCGTGGTCGATCAGAACGTAGCTGAACCCGAACCAACGCTTGCGAGGGATCAAGCGCATCAGGTCCTGCTCGATCTTGTCGGCATCGGAGTGCTCGCTGAACCCGAGCCGGTTCGCCAGCCGCCGCACGTGGGTGTCGACGGCGATGCCTTCGACCTTCCCGAACGAGTTCCCGAGCACGATGTTCGCGGTCTTGCGCGCTACGCCACGCAGGGTGGTCAGATCCTCCATCGTGTCGGGCACCTCGCCGCCGTAGACCGTGACGATGCGCTCGCACGCTGCTCGAAGCGACGCGGCCTTCTGGTTGAAGAAACCTGTCGGCCTGATGTCGGCCTTGAGCTCGTCCTCGGGCACGGCCAGGTAGTCGGCGGCGCTGCCGTAC encodes:
- a CDS encoding VIT1/CCC1 transporter family protein — encoded protein: MSELLPPEDARTKSMLPELLATRRRMRSRSEPLLPHSGPVDDEQRPGAGKTGTLRAAIFGVNDGLVSNAALIMGFAGAGETGSVIVLAGIAGLLAGAFSMGAGEYVSMRVQREVLERMLHLEAHELGSDPDGEQAELADIYRAKGVPTELAAALATELSRDPATALDAHAREELGIDPDEGLGSPWGAAASSFVTFSLGALVPLVPFLVTSGSAGVLVSAVVTGIALLGVGAVTARVTGRSPLLSGLRMLAIGGAAAVVTYLIGLALGISVVG
- a CDS encoding GNAT family N-acetyltransferase, whose amino-acid sequence is MSGGESPVTVREAAPHEYAETGRVTAEAYRQFVVDGDDDWHEYLGAIADVEGRAERTTIFVALDGEQIVGSATLELFDRVEDDPTLHPEECHIRMLGVHPDVRRRGVARALMSACFERARHEGKTFMTLHTTERMGDAQRMYEALGFERLDDRVFPDGFVLLTYRRPID
- a CDS encoding ABC transporter ATP-binding protein encodes the protein MGRHRGFFAVSPVEEDQRPVDRATVRRVIDTFKPYKRTTALVAIAIVLTSGLGVINPLLIAEIFNNALFGEQGSCAGESCPNLPLLYSLVALMIAVPIVTSLIGIAQTYWANQVGLKVMQDLRNALYAHLQHMPLRFFTATRTGEIQSRLSNDVGGVQSVVTDTASNVLANVVTIISTLIAMLVLSVPLTVLSLALMPLFLWLTVKVGRARREVATSTQKTLADLTAITEETLSVSGILLSKSFGRQRHEIGRFREENERLTGFQIRQTMIGRSFFAVVGTFFSITPALVYLVAGWQLSTDPTAIDAGTIVAFTTLQSRLFFPIGSMLQVSTEVHSSLALFDRIFEYLDLRHDIQDAPNAVTLDPTEVRGAVELRDVRFRYDEPRERATPTSPTDLEAANESPREWTLDDVSMRIEPGQLAALVGPSGAGKTTITYLVPRLYDVQEGSITIDGRDVRGVTLESLGDNIGVVTQETYLFHTTIRRNLEYGRPDATQEELEAAARAAYIHDRIVELPEGYDTIVGERGYKLSGGEKQRLAIARVILKDPRILILDEATSSLDSTSERLVQAALEPLMQGRTTLAIAHRLSTILKADVIFVLDRGRVVEHGTHDELLERGGLYAQLYEQQFRGGLVQAECEDGVILASGEVVRPGA
- a CDS encoding calcium-binding protein — encoded protein: MSRALRTLARSLVAIAIPTVASLTVASPRAVAGGSCLDRFVGTPGDDRMVGTPKGESICGMGGNDVILGKGGNDVLYGGDGADELNGGGGNDVIYGGPDDDRMFGAAVHDIIKGEGGADYGVGGVGNDYVYGGPDPDLLLYGQSGRDYVSGEGGADRCLAVIDGDGEDTVKGGQGYDTFAADPGDTMSSVERRRNGCADG
- a CDS encoding uracil-DNA glycosylase codes for the protein MSADALAAIQHEVVACLACPRLVEWRERTAREKVARFADETYWGRPVPGFGDPRAGVLVLGLAPAAHGGNRTGRIFTGDRSGDFLFGSMFRAGLANQPASVAIDDGLRLRGAYVTAVVRCAPPANRPTPQERDRCLPYLVREIDALDRLRVVVALGSFGWDGALRAFAALGHPIRPKPRFGHGAEVAVGPYTLLGCFHPSQQNTFTGKLTVPMMDTVMARAASLAGTAP
- a CDS encoding ABC-F family ATP-binding cassette domain-containing protein; its protein translation is MTVVSLVNVEKSYGSWPVLQGADLEVPDGARIGVVGPNGAGKSTLLRILQGVEAPSGGEVVRRKDLVIAYLEQHVDGDDRTPEQTVLAARPDIAALDAEMRTVEAELGRPEVVADLARMDRVLTHQQDLLDRWVASGGAGLAGEARATLVSLGLDGDDLALPTSALSGGQRKLVALAACLIRQPDLLLLDEPETHLDADRRARLESIVAEFPGAVVTVSHDRYLLDETVSRIAELDGGRITMWPGNYSAYAVAKEIALRRQQQLYVTQQKEIERLEEAVKRFEHWARIVVNKRHITQARNKQRQIDRMDKIDKPVFERRRIALEMRAAERGGAKVVELHDVTVAFDGDPVLLGCDVQIHRGERIGMIGANGAGKSVLGTVLAGLREPDEGRRWVGPSVRIGYLAQGHETEPPDRTPIEFVRDVKPMYEEDAVALLGRFLFRYDQMRQPVGTLSGGERTRLQLCLLMLSGANCLLLDEPTNHLDIDSMEVLESALESYDGTVIVISHDRYLLDRIPDRIVEVRDGQAFSSPGGYDDWLEARGRIPA
- a CDS encoding GNAT family protein — protein: MTARRPVGEPVDGGPAVRPVAGAIDGRFIRLEPLDPEAHAPGLYQRSHATAEDEEIWTYMTYGPFDGLEEMRAWLVAGAVSTDPLFFTVVDRDAAEPIGVVSLMSIDPAMRRLELGNIWYVRSAQRGRANTEAAYLLLREAFDTWGYRRAEWKCDALNARSRVAAERLGFTFEGVFRSHMIVKGRNRDTAWFSMLAEEWPVRRAAMERWLEAEPGTVSLRELMPASRAG
- a CDS encoding WhiB family transcriptional regulator — its product is MIEPKFKHDPRETWWIGQAGCIGEDPELFFPIGTTGRSIEQTARAIEVCEGCLVRTACLAWALDTCQDAGVWGGLGEEDRREIRRARRRAAAAAALVEPARPDDELVGVG
- the nth gene encoding endonuclease III — encoded protein: MTARPQLTRTSPIEDRAPVLIRRLSKAYPDAHVALNFSKPLECLVATILSAQCTDEKVNEVTATLFRKYGSAADYLAVPEDELKADIRPTGFFNQKAASLRAACERIVTVYGGEVPDTMEDLTTLRGVARKTANIVLGNSFGKVEGIAVDTHVRRLANRLGFSEHSDADKIEQDLMRLIPRKRWFGFSYVLIDHGRAICQAKRPLCGDCPVEDLCPSSRV